In the Euphorbia lathyris chromosome 5, ddEupLath1.1, whole genome shotgun sequence genome, one interval contains:
- the LOC136230646 gene encoding receptor protein kinase-like protein ZAR1: MAKEPSLTLPYFSSFFFFFFFFFNQILSLSPDGLSLLSLKSAVDQPAGNSPFADWNEDDPTPCRWTGISCMNISRFPDPRVVGISVSGKNLRGYIPSELGKLIYLRRLNLHNNNLYGSIPVELFNATSLHSLFLYGNNLSGHLPPSICNLPRLQNLDLSNNSLSGSLPEILNRCKQLQRLILARNRFSGEIPAGIWPELDNLVQLDLSANEFTGLIPNDLGELKSLANTLNLSFNHLSGRIPKSLGNLPVTVSFDLRNNNLTGEIPQTGSFANQGPTAFLNNPQLCGFPLQKPCKDSAKTSPGNQNSSPESGGDNSKKGLSSGMIILISACDAAGVAIVGLVLIYLYWKKKDDANGCSCTGKTRFGGNEKSGVSFCCCGRGFQNEESEAEEGEKPPERGRGEGELVAIDKGFSFELDELLRASAYVLGKSGLGIVYKVVLGNGIPVAVRRLGEGGEQRYKEFIGEVQAIGKVKHPNVVKLRAYYWASDEKLLISDFISNGNLANALKGKNGQASSSLSWATRLRIAKGTARGLAYLHECSPRKFVHGDLKPSNILLDNEFQPQISDFGLNRLISITGNNPASSGGFIGSALPYLKSVQTDRTNNYRAPEARVPDTRPTQKWDVYSFGVVLLELLTGKSPELSPTTSTSMEIPDLVRWVRKGFEQENPLSDMVDPTLLQEVHAKKEVLAVFHVALACTEVEPDVRPRMKTVSENLERIGT, encoded by the exons ATGGCAAAAGAACCATCTTTAACATTACCCTatttctcctccttcttcttcttcttcttcttcttcttcaaccagaTTCTCTCTCTTTCGCCGGATGGTCTTTCCCTCCTCTCTTTAAAATCCGCCGTCGATCAACCGGCGGGAAATTCCCCTTTCGCCGATTGGAATGAAGATGATCCCACTCCTTGCAGGTGGaccggcatttcctgtatgaaCATTTCTCGATTCCCAGACCCACGTGTCGTCGGAATTTCAGTTTCCGGTAAGAATCTAAGGGGATATATTCCTTCCGAGCTCGGAAAGTTAATCTATCTCCGCCGACTCAATCTTCATAACAATAATTTATATGGGTCGATTCCGGTTGAGCTTTTTAACGCTACTTCACTTCATAGTCTCTTTCTATACGGCAATAATCTCTCCGGTCATCTCCCTCCTTCGATCTGTAATCTTCCTAGACTTCAAAACCTTGATCTCTCTAACAATTCCTTATCCGGTTCTTTACCGGAGATTTTAAATCGTTGTAAGCAGTTGCAGAGGTTGATTTTAGCACGAAATAGGTTTTCCGGTGAAATCCCGGCTGGGATTTGGCCGGAGTTAGATAATTTAGTTCAGCTTGATCTTTCTGCTAATGAATTCACTGGATTAATACCTAATGATCTCGGCGAGCTTAAGTCTCTAGCTAATACATTAAACCTCTCTTTCAATCATTTATCCGGTAGAATCCCCAAATCTCTCGGGAATTTACCGGTGACGGTCAGTTTTGATCTCCGGAACAATAATTTAACCGGAGAAATACCTCAGACAGGTTCATTTGCTAATCAAGGACCAACGGCTTTCCTCAACAATCCTCAATTATGCGGATTCCCTCTCCAGAAGCCATGTAAAGACTCAGCAAAAACCTCGCCGGGGAACCAAAATTCGTCACCGGAATCAGGCGGTGACAACAGCAAAAAAGGCCTAAGTTCCGGGATGATAATACTGATATCAGCATGTGACGCTGCCGGAGTAGCAATTGTGGGGCTGGTTCTGATTTATTTGTACTGGAAAAAGAAGGATGATGCTAATGGGTGTAGCTGCACAGGGAAGACGAGATTTGGGGGAAATGAGAAATCAGGGGTGTCTTTCTGCTGCTGCGGCCGTGGATTTCAAAACGAGGAATCGGAGGCGGAGGAGGGGGAGAAACCGCCGGAGAGGGGAAGAGGGGAAGGGGAATTGGTGGCGATTGATAAGGGTTTTAGCTTTGAATTAGATGAATTGCTTAGGGCTTCAGCTTATGTTTTGGGGAAAAGTGGGTTGGGGATAGTGTATAAAGTGGTGCTCGGAAATGGTATTCCGGTGGCGGTGAGACGGCTTGGGGAAGGCGGAGAACAGCGGTATAAGGAGTTTATCGGTGAAGTTCAGGCGATCGGAAAAGTTAAACATCCAAATGTTGTGAAATTGAGAGCTTATTATTGGGCTTCTGATGAAAAACTTCTTATCAGTGACTTCATCTCCAATGGCAATTTGGCTAATGCTCTTAAAG GGAAAAATGGTCAGGCATCTTCAAGTCTTTCATGGGCAACAAGATTAAGAATTGCCAAAGGAACAGCCAGAGGTTTAGCCTACCTCCACGAATGCAGCCCGAGAAAATTCGTCCATGGCGACTTAAAACCATCGAACATACTCCTCGACAACGAATTCCAGCCTCAAATCTCCGATTTTGGCCTAAACAGACTAATCAGCATCACAGGAAACAATCCCGCTTCATCCGGTGGCTTTATTGGGAGCGCTTTACCTTACTTAAAATCGGTCCAAACTGATCGAACCAACAATTATCGAGCCCCAGAAGCTCGAGTTCCGGACACCAGACCGACGCAGAAATGGGATGTGTATTCGTTCGGAGTTGTTTTGCTCGAGCTGCTAACAGGGAAATCGCCTGAACTTTCGCCTACAACTTCAACTTCAATGGAAATTCCTGACCTTGTAAGATGGGTACGGAAAGGTTTCGAACAAGAGAATCCGTTATCCGACATGGTTGATCCTACATTGCTTCAAGAAGTTCATGCTAAGAAAGAAGTTTTAGCAGTATTTCATGTTGCTCTTGCTTGTACCGAAGTAGAACCGGATGTTCGTCCCAGGATGAAAACCGTGTCTGAAAATCTTGAACGGATCGGAACATAA